The Streptomyces pactum genome contains a region encoding:
- a CDS encoding cytochrome P450 has product MRMSPNAPDGQVDLDSVDLFDPFLHSEGHPHAVWRALRAEAPVHRQQLPDGRQFWSVTRYADACRVLRDHEDFTSERGTLLSALDVGDPAGGKMMAASDPPHHTMLRESLNRVLSARAVNARRNTLLKPVDRLVEPLLNGESTDLAVLAADFPMDFIGTFMGLPESDWPRLTKLTTMAVAPHDPAFQEGSAPLTLVTAHHELFEYFSEQLAARDGTPTDDLIGHLMQTRIDGKPLDHESIVYNCYSLILGANVTTPHTVTGLVQALMDHPDAYRAVVADPSLVAGCVEEGLRWTSPASHFMRYATQDVRLSDSTVKAGSALAVWLGSANRDEDVFADPYTFDITRRPNRHIAFGFGPHYCVGAALARLSLRMLLERVCALVERIEPAGEVRHLASNFVAGVTSMPVRGVPRDGAHPARLS; this is encoded by the coding sequence CGCCGAGGCGCCGGTGCACCGGCAACAACTGCCCGACGGGCGGCAGTTCTGGTCGGTGACGCGCTACGCGGACGCCTGCCGGGTGCTGCGCGACCATGAGGACTTCACCTCCGAGCGGGGCACCCTCCTCAGCGCCCTGGACGTCGGGGACCCGGCCGGCGGCAAGATGATGGCGGCGAGCGACCCGCCTCACCACACCATGCTGCGCGAATCGCTGAACCGGGTGCTGTCGGCACGGGCGGTGAACGCACGGCGCAACACCTTGCTCAAGCCCGTCGACCGGCTGGTCGAGCCGCTGTTGAACGGCGAGTCCACCGATCTCGCCGTGCTCGCCGCCGACTTCCCGATGGACTTCATCGGCACCTTCATGGGTCTGCCGGAATCGGACTGGCCGCGTCTGACGAAGCTGACCACCATGGCCGTCGCGCCCCATGACCCGGCCTTCCAGGAGGGCTCGGCCCCACTCACGCTCGTCACCGCGCACCATGAGCTGTTCGAGTACTTCTCGGAACAGCTCGCCGCGCGGGACGGGACCCCGACGGACGACTTGATCGGCCACCTGATGCAAACGCGGATCGACGGGAAGCCGCTGGACCACGAAAGCATCGTCTACAACTGCTACAGCCTCATCCTGGGCGCGAACGTCACCACCCCGCACACCGTCACCGGACTGGTCCAGGCCCTGATGGACCACCCCGACGCCTACCGCGCGGTCGTCGCGGACCCCTCCCTGGTCGCCGGCTGCGTCGAAGAGGGACTGCGCTGGACATCACCGGCCAGCCACTTCATGCGGTACGCCACCCAGGACGTGCGGCTGAGCGACAGTACGGTCAAGGCCGGCTCAGCGCTTGCGGTGTGGCTGGGGTCGGCCAACCGGGACGAGGACGTCTTCGCCGACCCCTACACGTTCGATATCACACGCCGTCCCAACCGGCACATCGCCTTCGGATTCGGGCCCCACTACTGCGTCGGGGCCGCGCTGGCACGGCTGTCGCTGCGCATGCTCCTGGAGCGCGTCTGCGCGCTGGTCGAGCGGATCGAACCGGCCGGGGAGGTGCGGCACCTGGCCTCCAACTTCGTCGCCGGGGTCACGTCCATGCCGGTGCGCGGCGTACCACGGGACGGCGCGCACCCGGCCCGCCTGTCGTGA